The Deltaproteobacteria bacterium genome window below encodes:
- a CDS encoding DUF507 family protein — protein MRLYRSRIPAIATKIVATLVADGDIEINRSRLDEVELDIKSVLDEYLRQENILLNAVRDHMEKHHLPYQEFGKIKKQLAEETNFPTGDDSFFWLANQIIESFMINESVEEVFAADNLLRRKIIQVFRENLVNDDDLEREARNRIKNISEDSPEWNLEFQKALKLVRERRGLK, from the coding sequence ATGCGACTCTACCGATCCCGTATACCCGCCATCGCCACCAAGATCGTGGCCACCCTTGTCGCCGACGGCGACATCGAAATCAACCGGTCCCGGCTCGACGAGGTCGAACTGGACATCAAGTCGGTGCTGGACGAATACCTGCGGCAGGAAAACATCCTGCTCAATGCCGTCCGCGACCACATGGAGAAGCACCACCTCCCCTACCAGGAGTTCGGCAAGATCAAGAAACAGCTTGCCGAGGAGACGAACTTCCCCACGGGCGACGACTCGTTCTTCTGGCTGGCGAACCAGATCATCGAATCGTTCATGATCAACGAGAGCGTCGAGGAGGTGTTCGCCGCCGACAACCTGCTCCGCCGCAAGATCATCCAGGTGTTCCGCGAGAACCTGGTAAACGACGACGACCTGGAGCGAGAGGCGCGCAACCGGATCAAGAACATCAGCGAGGATTCGCCCGAGTGGAACCTTGAGTTCCAGAAGGCCCTGAAACTGGTAAGGGAGCGGCGGGGGCTCAAGTAG
- a CDS encoding site-specific DNA-methyltransferase — translation MKALQHDFFDTHNSGHVDAQLSPNLLKDELSRFSEFGKQTIVNSNSTIVNASNNETFHISYYINEFWTAKQRAAHSIHEISYRACFKPQLPRFFIERLTSPKDMVYDPFMGRGTTIIEAALLGRTPAGCDVNPLSQVIVRPRLEPPDINDIEKRLRTIDFDSPQDIPDDLLVFYHPRTLQHICALRNYLLHKAGNKSLDKVDRWIQMVAINRLTGHSRGFFSVYTMPPNQAVSVETQRKINSQRNQSPDERNISAIILKKTKSLQKDLTRTDLERLTSASLRSLLLTGQSSNTPDIPSESVSLVVTSPPFLDVVDYAGDNWLRCWFLGIDAQSLAITMSRKLADWMNNMTAVLKEVCRVLKPGGYVAFEVGEVRGGKVRLEEAVVPCGISAGLGPVLVLINDQKFTKTANCWGVDNNSKGTNTNRIIVFQKPPT, via the coding sequence ATGAAAGCACTTCAACACGATTTTTTTGATACCCACAATTCCGGTCATGTGGACGCGCAGTTATCTCCAAACCTACTGAAAGACGAACTTTCACGTTTCAGCGAGTTTGGCAAACAGACAATAGTCAATTCCAATAGCACCATTGTTAATGCTTCAAATAACGAAACATTTCATATCAGTTATTACATAAATGAATTCTGGACTGCAAAGCAACGTGCTGCTCATTCAATTCATGAGATCTCTTACCGCGCCTGTTTCAAACCGCAGTTACCGCGCTTTTTCATTGAGCGGCTGACCAGTCCAAAGGATATGGTTTATGACCCGTTTATGGGGCGCGGGACCACCATAATCGAGGCCGCATTGCTGGGCAGAACCCCGGCAGGATGCGACGTAAACCCGCTAAGTCAGGTCATCGTGAGACCAAGACTGGAACCGCCGGATATAAATGATATTGAGAAACGGTTACGCACCATAGATTTCGATTCGCCACAGGATATCCCTGACGATTTGCTTGTATTCTATCATCCCCGAACATTGCAGCATATTTGTGCCCTTCGAAACTACTTGCTGCACAAGGCGGGGAATAAATCCCTGGATAAGGTGGACCGATGGATTCAGATGGTTGCAATAAACAGATTAACCGGCCACTCCCGCGGTTTTTTTTCCGTATACACCATGCCGCCTAACCAGGCGGTTTCGGTTGAAACCCAGCGCAAGATCAATTCTCAACGAAACCAGTCCCCAGATGAGCGTAACATCAGTGCAATCATACTTAAAAAAACAAAGTCTCTGCAAAAGGATCTGACCAGAACTGATCTAGAGCGCCTCACCAGTGCATCATTACGATCGTTACTGTTAACCGGGCAATCCAGCAATACACCGGATATCCCATCGGAATCGGTTTCCCTAGTCGTGACATCCCCGCCTTTTCTGGATGTGGTTGATTATGCCGGAGATAACTGGTTGCGTTGCTGGTTTTTGGGAATTGATGCTCAATCGCTCGCAATCACCATGTCCAGGAAACTTGCTGACTGGATGAACAACATGACCGCCGTCCTGAAAGAAGTGTGTCGTGTCTTGAAGCCCGGCGGCTATGTCGCATTTGAAGTCGGCGAAGTAAGAGGCGGAAAAGTCCGCCTTGAAGAGGCAGTCGTGCCATGTGGCATATCTGCTGGACTGGGCCCGGTTCTGGTTCTCATTAATGACCAGAAATTTACCAAAACAGCGAATTGCTGGGGCGTGGACAACAATTCAAAGGGCACCAATACCAACCGGATCATAGTATTCCAGAAGCCCCCTACCTGA
- a CDS encoding sigma 54-interacting transcriptional regulator, with the protein MIRIEFIAGPRKGEQVEMDREAVTFGRRASCDIAIDNPYVSGEHGQLYRSGEKLYFSDLDSTNGTVLTRDGRDRLFRSERLEILPGDILTLGGVQSDMSFRASVLLPETGGADPGDDTRTVLSVRKAEDRATVDGRIGRDTAALAQVYRLWRKLEQVRRPEEAWEAVADAAVAAFEKASRVTILVKNRRKRFEAAVSRTQSGAAPQEPFILSRSLLEQMAARRECLLVEDVPARFPTAGSVAASKILSCLCAPVMSQGEFRAIIQIDNKTEARAFDERDLDLLLVISGVTSRVVENLELVEELRKKADRLAEENTYWRSQFGRSLGDIVGGSVPMQAVFEKLRKVIGTDTTVLIEGETGTGKELVARAIHYGGPRAAQGEFRAVNCAALAETLLESELFGHVKGAFTGAMNDKKGLFEICDGGTLFLDEVGDMPAAMQVKLLRVLQEGEFSPVGATETRKADVRIVSASNKNLETEVKAGRFREDLFYRLSVFPVRVPPLRERGEDAALLAAHFLRKLAREGGRPAPVLSEAARQAILAYGWPGNVRELENEMQRAVINLDGGTEVGPEHLSERVTDGGPGGEGDADRGNGTLKALLEQREREILQETLLATGGNRTRAAELLGFSRQGFMKKIARYGIR; encoded by the coding sequence ATGATCCGGATCGAATTCATCGCCGGCCCCCGCAAGGGCGAACAGGTCGAGATGGACCGCGAGGCCGTCACCTTCGGGCGGCGGGCCTCCTGCGACATCGCCATTGACAACCCCTACGTGTCGGGCGAGCACGGCCAGCTCTACCGGTCGGGCGAAAAGCTCTACTTTTCGGACCTCGATTCGACCAACGGGACCGTCCTCACCCGGGACGGCAGGGACCGGCTGTTCAGGTCCGAACGGCTCGAAATCCTCCCCGGCGACATCCTGACCCTGGGGGGCGTCCAGTCGGACATGTCGTTCCGGGCATCGGTCCTCCTGCCGGAGACCGGCGGCGCGGACCCCGGCGACGACACCCGGACGGTGCTGTCGGTCCGCAAGGCCGAGGACCGCGCCACCGTGGACGGCCGGATCGGGCGCGACACGGCCGCCCTCGCGCAGGTCTACCGGCTGTGGCGGAAGCTGGAACAGGTCCGCCGCCCGGAGGAAGCCTGGGAGGCGGTGGCCGACGCCGCCGTGGCCGCCTTCGAGAAGGCCTCGCGGGTGACGATCCTGGTGAAGAACCGCCGCAAGCGGTTCGAGGCGGCCGTCTCGCGCACCCAGTCGGGCGCGGCGCCGCAGGAGCCCTTCATCCTCTCGCGCTCGCTGCTGGAGCAGATGGCCGCCCGCCGCGAATGCCTTCTGGTCGAGGACGTGCCGGCCCGGTTCCCCACGGCCGGGTCGGTGGCGGCGTCGAAGATACTGTCCTGCCTGTGCGCCCCGGTGATGAGCCAGGGCGAGTTCCGGGCGATCATCCAGATCGACAACAAGACCGAGGCGAGGGCGTTCGACGAGCGCGACCTGGACCTTCTCCTGGTGATCTCCGGCGTCACCTCGCGGGTGGTGGAAAACCTCGAACTGGTGGAGGAACTGAGGAAGAAGGCCGACAGGCTCGCCGAGGAGAACACCTACTGGCGCTCGCAGTTCGGCCGCTCGCTGGGGGACATCGTGGGAGGCTCTGTCCCCATGCAGGCGGTGTTCGAGAAGCTCCGCAAGGTGATCGGCACCGACACGACCGTGCTCATCGAGGGCGAGACGGGCACCGGCAAGGAACTGGTCGCCCGCGCCATCCACTACGGCGGCCCCAGGGCCGCGCAGGGGGAGTTCCGCGCCGTCAACTGCGCCGCGCTGGCCGAGACGCTGCTGGAGAGCGAGCTCTTTGGCCACGTCAAGGGCGCTTTCACCGGGGCCATGAACGACAAGAAGGGGCTGTTCGAGATCTGCGACGGAGGCACGCTGTTCCTGGACGAGGTGGGCGACATGCCGGCCGCGATGCAGGTGAAACTGCTCCGGGTGTTGCAGGAAGGCGAGTTCAGCCCGGTGGGCGCCACCGAAACCCGCAAGGCGGACGTGCGGATCGTGAGCGCGTCGAACAAGAACCTCGAAACGGAGGTGAAGGCGGGCCGGTTCCGCGAGGATCTTTTTTACCGCCTGAGCGTTTTCCCCGTGCGCGTGCCGCCGCTCCGGGAGCGGGGCGAGGACGCCGCGCTGCTCGCCGCGCATTTTCTCCGCAAGCTCGCCCGCGAGGGCGGCCGCCCGGCGCCCGTGCTCTCGGAAGCCGCCCGGCAGGCGATACTGGCCTACGGCTGGCCCGGCAACGTGCGCGAGCTGGAGAACGAGATGCAGCGGGCCGTCATCAACCTGGACGGCGGGACCGAGGTGGGGCCGGAGCACCTCTCGGAGCGCGTGACGGACGGCGGACCGGGCGGGGAGGGCGACGCCGACCGGGGCAACGGCACGCTGAAGGCGCTCCTTGAGCAGCGCGAGCGCGAGATCCTCCAGGAAACCCTGCTCGCCACCGGCGGCAACCGCACCCGCGCCGCCGAACTCCTCGGCTTCTCCCGCCAGGGCTTCATGAAGAAGATCGCCCGCTACGGGATCAGGTAG
- a CDS encoding VCBS repeat-containing protein, with product MKQKPLWPVLAGCLAAALVAPAPAVRADPATAARFDRETAYRTMEGGEGTTLIRGDFSGADGLDDIVVLDALSNSWWLHQGDGRDGGGIHDGTFTLRSSGPLGVNLVRSAAPGFLDGDALLDFAVVGYSPGSLSVMLNDGEGHFRTGQVIGFPPESGPVSVAVIGGGRPASAILVAMYGLGEVHHFVAAGSGRFEPHPVQPVIGVGLKPQFLLAEGFGPASGHPPPLDLNRDGRPDVVTVNYGDGSVSVLLGCGAAVPPPGCLPRNLAGTFSAPRHEVVSLPGGTVSTGGAGTGIRSAAAGDFNGDGADDLAIIEYSATGCTVHTLLGRGDGTFRPGPGSSVPTETDSRAGIVPSGSGPFIAAGHFNTDGIPDLVFPIGGNGDFAIIMLGQGADGVPTGLFAPAAALVTSGPAWNVAASDVNGDGIWDIYLSLVSSPGAQLSVFVSR from the coding sequence GTGAAGCAGAAGCCGCTATGGCCGGTGCTGGCCGGATGTTTGGCCGCCGCCCTCGTGGCGCCTGCTCCGGCAGTGCGGGCCGATCCGGCGACGGCCGCCCGCTTCGACCGGGAAACCGCCTACCGGACCATGGAGGGCGGCGAGGGCACGACGCTCATTCGCGGGGACTTTTCAGGGGCGGACGGACTCGACGACATCGTGGTGCTGGATGCGCTCTCGAACTCCTGGTGGCTTCACCAGGGCGACGGCCGCGACGGAGGCGGCATCCACGACGGCACGTTCACCCTCCGGTCCAGCGGCCCTCTGGGCGTCAACCTGGTCCGGTCCGCCGCGCCGGGGTTCCTCGACGGCGACGCTTTGCTCGATTTCGCCGTCGTCGGCTATTCGCCCGGTTCCCTCTCGGTCATGCTGAACGACGGGGAGGGCCATTTCCGCACCGGGCAGGTGATTGGCTTCCCGCCGGAGAGCGGCCCCGTCTCGGTCGCCGTCATCGGTGGCGGCCGCCCGGCCAGCGCGATCCTTGTCGCCATGTACGGTTTGGGCGAGGTCCACCATTTCGTTGCGGCCGGTTCCGGCCGGTTCGAGCCGCACCCCGTCCAGCCGGTCATCGGCGTGGGGCTGAAACCCCAGTTCCTGCTTGCCGAAGGGTTCGGCCCGGCTTCCGGCCACCCGCCCCCGCTGGACCTCAACCGGGACGGCAGGCCGGACGTGGTGACGGTGAACTACGGCGACGGCAGCGTATCGGTCCTGCTCGGATGCGGGGCCGCCGTCCCCCCGCCGGGTTGTCTCCCGCGGAACCTCGCCGGGACGTTCTCCGCCCCGCGGCACGAGGTGGTCTCGCTGCCCGGCGGCACCGTCTCCACCGGGGGCGCGGGCACCGGGATCCGGTCGGCGGCGGCCGGGGATTTCAACGGGGACGGGGCCGACGACCTCGCCATCATCGAGTATTCGGCCACGGGTTGCACGGTCCACACGCTGCTGGGCAGGGGCGACGGAACCTTCCGGCCGGGCCCCGGGTCATCCGTGCCGACGGAGACGGACAGCCGGGCGGGGATCGTGCCCTCCGGGTCGGGGCCATTCATCGCCGCGGGGCACTTCAACACCGACGGCATTCCCGACCTCGTCTTCCCCATCGGGGGGAACGGCGATTTCGCCATCATCATGCTGGGACAGGGGGCGGACGGGGTTCCCACGGGCTTGTTCGCTCCGGCGGCGGCGCTGGTGACCAGCGGCCCCGCCTGGAACGTGGCCGCCTCGGATGTGAACGGCGACGGGATCTGGGACATCTACCTGTCGCTCGTCTCCAGCCCCGGCGCGCAGCTCTCCGTGTTCGTCAGCAGGTAG
- a CDS encoding response regulator produces the protein MLKTSKKWRIPTRWCPYCGADVEVVVLLERGDELTHCTLCNRAIAPDVKPGERREPPAAGASRTGDDLSADDWERLLSDVPSKKTDLPAELESAFVEAPAAGAAKARGAEVGFLETVVVADDSTTIRAEIEEVFRSRGFARDVICFENGRELIQGYVQIKEAGGDIGLVVLDLEMPVMNGLVAAQTLRQVEKQKKYDPAMILFFSGRRRDPKLDAALQKFRPSMYIGKGDADQRTLRSRLSRIVDLLREELK, from the coding sequence ATGCTGAAGACCAGTAAAAAGTGGCGGATACCGACCCGCTGGTGCCCTTACTGTGGCGCCGACGTGGAGGTGGTCGTCCTGCTGGAGCGCGGCGACGAGCTGACCCACTGCACCCTGTGCAACCGGGCGATTGCGCCCGACGTGAAGCCGGGCGAGCGGCGGGAGCCGCCCGCCGCCGGTGCGTCCCGGACCGGTGACGACCTGAGCGCCGATGACTGGGAAAGGCTCCTCTCCGACGTGCCCTCGAAAAAGACCGATCTGCCGGCCGAACTCGAAAGCGCCTTCGTCGAGGCCCCGGCCGCCGGGGCGGCGAAAGCCCGCGGCGCGGAGGTGGGGTTCCTCGAAACGGTGGTCGTGGCCGACGACTCCACCACCATCCGTGCGGAGATCGAGGAGGTGTTCCGTTCCCGCGGTTTTGCCCGCGACGTGATCTGCTTCGAGAACGGCCGCGAACTGATCCAGGGCTATGTCCAGATCAAGGAGGCCGGGGGCGACATCGGCCTTGTCGTGCTGGACCTGGAAATGCCGGTGATGAACGGCCTTGTCGCCGCGCAGACGCTCCGGCAGGTGGAAAAGCAGAAGAAATACGATCCGGCGATGATCCTGTTCTTCTCCGGGCGCAGGCGTGATCCCAAGCTCGATGCCGCGCTCCAGAAGTTCCGGCCGTCGATGTACATCGGCAAGGGAGACGCCGACCAGCGGACGCTCCGCAGCCGGCTGTCCCGGATCGTTGACCTGCTCAGGGAGGAACTGAAGTGA
- a CDS encoding MMPL family transporter produces MSRKSKARPAAQSGGSQPGPPPGTGNPLSARLRDAVVRWTRLTARNPVQTLLVIAAITTLSAVFAYRLVTNVRTDFASLLPETDRSVQNLKKLGERYGSERGLLVVIYCETKKDPGCFEDSKRLAGDIAGKLKPLEGTLIRQVVYQNTEDHEFYRKYKYLFMDTEDLAEIQDRLDIKLRFERVKNSPVAVKDLLEDPGFDLADIEEKYGDREKKQSMYTDGYFTNGNGAVLPDGRELGPNSVVALQVTALGSGLDFGGSGRLLKTIQGIIDGLAPAKNYNPLMEVGLTGSIARSNYEVTAVVTDTVRTAALTILLCFALILLYYRRFRPVVFMTVAVLAAICWTFAVSWFQIGYLNQQTAFLASIIIGNGINFSLILMARYFEERERGLVPEDAIVSAAENTFEATQTAAAATAAAYGVLIFTSFKGFSQFGFMGGLGMVFCWLASYTIIPALITLTERWRPMVAPGRRQTDHEGRLGSAWIAQAVVKAPRAIIAACGALTVISMFFVWIFLKDPFEYNFSKLRSRDDPNATYVHFRRLTWDMKLEGGGGGSVFLVDSAEEAAMLVEAANARRDELEAAGPPGSTITGAHSIFTQLPENQEEKIRIISDIREMVERQPMGWLSEKHRKRLDEFREAFDIRPVTIADLPENIRKRFTERDGTFDKVVLIQPKPDVSLSNGRNLLRFASEIESYTLENGKTVHTSGDAMLFADMLAAISRDGPVATAMCLMGVFGIIFVSFGGLKKTVFILFFLLYGILLLVGCMGIWDLKINFFNFVVIPITIGIGVDYHINVFKRYALEGPGSIEKTLHSTGGAVLLCAGTTIIGYAMMTLSLNQAMQNFGWIAIIGEITCVTSALLFKPAVILLEEERARRTGGAMLVE; encoded by the coding sequence ATGAGCCGAAAGTCCAAGGCACGTCCGGCGGCGCAGTCCGGCGGTTCCCAGCCCGGTCCGCCTCCCGGCACCGGCAACCCCCTCTCGGCCCGCCTGCGCGACGCCGTCGTCCGCTGGACCCGCCTCACCGCCCGGAACCCCGTACAAACGCTTCTCGTCATCGCGGCGATCACCACCCTGTCGGCCGTGTTCGCCTACCGGCTCGTGACCAACGTGCGGACCGATTTCGCCTCGCTGCTGCCCGAGACCGACCGCTCGGTGCAGAACCTGAAAAAGCTCGGCGAGCGGTACGGCAGCGAGCGCGGGCTCCTCGTCGTCATCTACTGCGAGACGAAGAAGGATCCAGGCTGCTTCGAGGATTCCAAGCGGCTCGCCGGCGACATCGCCGGGAAGCTGAAGCCCCTGGAGGGCACCCTGATCCGGCAGGTGGTCTACCAGAACACCGAGGACCACGAGTTCTACCGCAAGTACAAATACCTGTTCATGGACACCGAGGATCTCGCGGAGATCCAGGACCGGCTGGACATCAAGCTCCGGTTCGAGCGGGTGAAGAACTCTCCCGTCGCGGTGAAAGACCTGCTGGAAGACCCCGGCTTCGACCTGGCCGACATCGAGGAAAAGTACGGCGACCGGGAGAAGAAGCAGTCCATGTACACGGACGGCTACTTCACCAACGGCAATGGCGCGGTCCTGCCCGACGGCCGGGAACTCGGCCCCAACTCGGTCGTCGCGCTCCAGGTGACGGCCCTGGGGAGCGGGCTCGACTTCGGCGGCTCCGGCCGGCTGCTGAAGACCATCCAGGGGATCATTGACGGCCTCGCCCCCGCGAAGAACTACAACCCGCTGATGGAGGTGGGCCTCACCGGCTCCATCGCCCGGTCGAACTACGAGGTCACGGCCGTCGTCACCGACACCGTGCGCACGGCGGCGCTCACGATCCTGCTCTGCTTCGCCCTGATCCTGCTCTACTACCGGCGGTTCCGGCCGGTGGTGTTCATGACCGTCGCGGTGCTGGCGGCGATCTGCTGGACGTTCGCCGTGAGCTGGTTCCAGATCGGCTACCTGAACCAGCAGACGGCGTTCCTGGCCAGCATCATCATCGGCAACGGGATCAACTTCAGTCTGATCCTCATGGCGAGGTATTTCGAGGAACGCGAGCGCGGTCTTGTCCCCGAAGATGCCATTGTCAGCGCCGCCGAAAACACCTTCGAGGCGACCCAGACGGCCGCGGCCGCCACGGCGGCCGCCTACGGCGTGCTCATCTTCACCTCGTTCAAGGGTTTCTCCCAGTTCGGCTTCATGGGCGGCCTCGGCATGGTGTTCTGCTGGCTCGCCTCCTACACGATCATCCCCGCCCTCATCACTCTCACCGAGCGGTGGCGGCCGATGGTCGCGCCGGGCCGGAGGCAGACAGACCACGAGGGGCGGCTCGGCTCGGCCTGGATCGCGCAGGCCGTCGTGAAGGCCCCCCGCGCCATCATCGCCGCGTGCGGCGCCCTGACGGTCATCAGCATGTTCTTCGTCTGGATCTTCCTGAAGGATCCGTTCGAGTACAACTTCTCGAAGCTGAGGAGCCGCGACGACCCCAACGCGACCTACGTCCACTTCCGCCGCCTCACCTGGGACATGAAGCTGGAGGGCGGCGGCGGCGGGTCGGTCTTTCTGGTGGACAGCGCCGAGGAGGCCGCCATGCTGGTGGAGGCGGCCAACGCCAGGCGGGACGAGCTGGAAGCGGCCGGCCCTCCGGGCTCGACCATCACCGGGGCCCACTCGATCTTCACGCAGCTTCCCGAAAACCAGGAGGAGAAGATCCGCATCATCAGCGATATCCGCGAGATGGTCGAGCGGCAGCCGATGGGCTGGCTGTCGGAAAAGCACCGCAAGCGTCTGGACGAGTTCCGCGAGGCGTTCGACATCCGGCCCGTCACCATCGCCGACCTGCCGGAGAACATCCGCAAGCGGTTTACCGAGCGTGACGGCACCTTCGACAAGGTGGTGCTGATCCAGCCCAAGCCTGACGTGTCGCTGTCGAACGGCCGGAACCTGCTCCGGTTCGCCTCGGAGATCGAGAGCTACACGCTGGAAAACGGCAAGACGGTCCATACCTCCGGCGACGCGATGCTGTTCGCCGACATGCTGGCCGCCATCAGCCGGGACGGGCCGGTCGCCACGGCGATGTGCCTCATGGGCGTCTTCGGCATCATCTTCGTCAGCTTCGGGGGCCTGAAGAAGACCGTCTTCATCCTCTTTTTCCTGCTCTACGGCATCCTGCTGCTGGTGGGCTGCATGGGAATCTGGGATCTCAAGATCAACTTCTTCAACTTCGTCGTCATCCCGATCACGATCGGGATCGGCGTGGACTACCACATCAACGTGTTCAAGCGGTACGCGCTGGAGGGCCCCGGCTCCATCGAGAAGACGCTCCACTCCACGGGCGGAGCGGTGCTGCTCTGCGCCGGGACGACGATCATCGGCTACGCGATGATGACGCTCTCGCTCAACCAGGCGATGCAGAACTTCGGGTGGATCGCCATCATCGGCGAGATCACCTGCGTCACCTCCGCCCTGCTGTTCAAGCCGGCCGTGATCCTTCTGGAGGAGGAACGGGCCAGAAGGACCGGCGGCGCGATGCTGGTGGAGTAG
- a CDS encoding response regulator codes for MKLKNLTYPLLKKAIDLYVARAYPAKIIPERLLGILELRGLEKKSGWKDVVQWPEWERTPPKAGPAEVTRLQLRLGNASYPHMKLSLDRISDTDEFIWSVDTHDQKVIELGGGTEKYKKLQEENQRFRHEIEADWTAAGISTQKSYCEEITEQTPPPARISENAARALLIDDDDEILCLERVLLEHEGFRVFTAKSSAEAVQVFEQSKPFDICLVDVMMQDRTGVDLLKELRTRHGLNCPVAFITAMIDPPVKPEPNLAVIKKPFDSRELLKTVHDLMEGSRDQRAG; via the coding sequence TTGAAACTCAAGAACCTCACCTACCCGCTTCTAAAGAAGGCCATAGACCTCTATGTGGCCCGGGCCTATCCGGCCAAGATCATCCCCGAACGGCTGCTGGGCATCCTCGAACTGAGGGGCCTCGAAAAAAAGAGCGGCTGGAAGGACGTGGTCCAGTGGCCCGAATGGGAACGGACCCCGCCCAAGGCCGGCCCGGCCGAGGTGACGCGGCTCCAGCTCCGGCTGGGGAATGCCTCCTATCCGCACATGAAGCTGTCGCTCGACCGGATTTCGGACACCGACGAGTTCATCTGGAGCGTTGATACCCACGACCAGAAGGTGATCGAGCTGGGCGGCGGGACGGAGAAGTACAAGAAGCTCCAGGAGGAGAACCAGCGGTTCCGGCACGAAATCGAGGCCGACTGGACGGCCGCCGGGATCAGCACCCAGAAGAGTTACTGCGAGGAGATCACCGAGCAGACGCCGCCCCCGGCCCGGATCAGCGAGAACGCCGCCCGCGCCCTCCTCATTGACGACGATGACGAGATCCTCTGCCTGGAGCGGGTGCTGCTGGAGCACGAGGGGTTCCGGGTCTTTACCGCGAAAAGCTCCGCGGAGGCGGTGCAGGTGTTCGAGCAGTCCAAACCGTTCGACATCTGCCTCGTGGACGTGATGATGCAGGACCGCACGGGCGTGGACCTGCTGAAGGAGCTCCGCACGCGCCACGGCCTCAACTGCCCGGTCGCCTTCATCACCGCCATGATCGACCCGCCCGTCAAGCCCGAACCGAACCTCGCCGTCATCAAGAAGCCCTTCGACTCCCGCGAACTCCTCAAGACCGTGCACGACCTCATGGAAGGCAGCAGGGACCAGCGCGCCGGATGA
- the glpK gene encoding glycerol kinase GlpK produces MPEVILAIDQGTTGTAAMAVNEKLEVIAHADREFTQHYPQPGWVEHDASEIWAVTLSVVEQVVSACRSKGLSVAGIGITNQRETTVLWDRSTLEPVGRAIVWQDRRTADECRRLKKRGIEKAIRRKTGLLLDPYFCATKLHWLFHNDPQVRRRARDGKLAFGTIESWLIAKLTGGRTHVTDATNASRTLLYNLHTGAWDRDLLKVFGVPEAILPEIVPNAGVMGKTRDVGILPDGTPIGGAAGDQQAALVGQACFSPGMAKCTYGTGAFVLMNVGKKPVPSRNQLLTTVALDLHGTRTFALEGSSFIAGAAVQWLRDGPGLIRSATEIEPLAREVPDTGGVQFVPALTGLGAPVWNPDARGLFAGLTRGTTRAHLARAVLEGVAFQIVDLLEAMAADSGGKRIRELRVDGGASQNDLLMQFQSDFLGQAVVRPHQTETTIVGAAFLGGLGVGYWKNTGQIESVWSEEARFRPEIGGAERKKRVAAWRRWRDCA; encoded by the coding sequence ATGCCGGAAGTGATTCTCGCCATCGACCAGGGCACGACCGGCACGGCCGCCATGGCCGTGAACGAGAAGCTGGAGGTGATCGCCCACGCCGACCGCGAGTTCACCCAGCACTACCCGCAACCGGGCTGGGTCGAGCACGACGCCTCGGAGATCTGGGCCGTCACCCTGTCGGTGGTCGAGCAGGTGGTGTCGGCCTGCCGCTCGAAGGGGCTCTCGGTGGCCGGCATCGGCATCACCAACCAGCGGGAAACGACCGTGCTCTGGGACCGCTCGACGCTGGAACCCGTGGGCCGGGCGATCGTCTGGCAGGACCGCCGCACGGCGGACGAATGCCGCAGGCTGAAAAAGCGCGGCATCGAGAAGGCGATCCGCAGGAAGACCGGCCTTCTCCTCGATCCCTACTTCTGCGCGACCAAGCTCCACTGGCTGTTCCACAACGATCCGCAGGTCCGGCGGCGCGCCCGTGACGGCAAGCTAGCCTTCGGCACCATCGAGAGCTGGCTCATCGCCAAACTGACGGGCGGCCGCACCCATGTGACCGACGCCACGAACGCCTCGCGCACGCTGCTCTACAACCTGCACACGGGCGCCTGGGACCGGGATCTCCTCAAGGTGTTCGGCGTGCCGGAGGCCATCCTGCCGGAGATCGTCCCCAACGCCGGCGTCATGGGCAAGACCCGCGACGTGGGCATCCTGCCCGACGGGACGCCCATCGGCGGCGCGGCCGGCGACCAGCAGGCGGCCCTGGTGGGGCAGGCCTGCTTTTCGCCCGGCATGGCCAAGTGCACCTACGGCACCGGGGCGTTCGTGCTGATGAACGTGGGTAAAAAGCCCGTCCCGTCGCGCAACCAGCTTCTCACCACCGTCGCCCTCGACCTGCACGGCACGCGGACCTTCGCCCTCGAAGGCAGCTCCTTCATCGCGGGAGCCGCCGTCCAGTGGCTCCGCGACGGCCCCGGCCTCATCCGCTCGGCCACGGAGATCGAACCCCTCGCCCGCGAGGTGCCCGACACCGGGGGCGTGCAGTTCGTCCCGGCGCTCACCGGGCTTGGCGCGCCCGTCTGGAACCCCGACGCCCGCGGCCTGTTTGCCGGCCTCACGCGGGGGACCACGCGGGCGCACCTCGCCCGCGCCGTGCTGGAGGGTGTCGCCTTCCAGATCGTGGACCTGCTGGAGGCGATGGCCGCCGACAGCGGCGGGAAACGGATCCGGGAACTGCGCGTTGACGGCGGGGCGTCGCAGAACGACCTCCTGATGCAGTTTCAGAGCGACTTCCTCGGCCAGGCCGTCGTGCGCCCCCACCAGACGGAAACCACCATTGTCGGCGCGGCGTTCCTCGGCGGGCTCGGCGTGGGCTACTGGAAGAACACCGGACAGATCGAGTCCGTCTGGTCCGAGGAGGCCCGCTTCAGGCCGGAGATCGGCGGGGCCGAGCGCAAGAAGCGCGTCGCCGCCTGGCGCCGCTGGCGCGACTGCGCGTGA